One Vallitalea pronyensis genomic region harbors:
- a CDS encoding sugar-binding transcriptional regulator has translation MNASKIRAKTKILTKISRMYYMQNMSQNDIAKELKIGRSSVGHYLSEARKLGIVKITIVDEKDNFRNSVLENEMIQRFNLVDCFITDDKDGTISNHLVDYLDDVLPYKGILGVGGGFTTYNLGTMLQNSFKRPNLSIIQLNGFTNDFEETSITRLYASALDSKPLFLPSPLLVKDIKSKIALENDPSIKTTLSALKKVDTIITGIGCNKTNDNAKYLKAYDFLDIDSLYKRTIADIGFHFFNEKGEFPIEEIEEKIIGISMKDFLATTRRIAIVYNSKKANVLKVALKHHIINIAITNTNTAKAILDLD, from the coding sequence ATGAACGCATCAAAAATAAGAGCAAAAACAAAAATATTAACAAAGATATCCAGAATGTACTATATGCAAAACATGAGTCAAAACGATATTGCTAAGGAACTAAAAATAGGACGATCTTCTGTTGGCCATTATCTGTCTGAAGCAAGGAAACTTGGCATTGTTAAGATTACCATTGTGGATGAAAAAGATAATTTTAGAAATTCAGTATTAGAGAATGAAATGATTCAGCGATTCAATCTTGTGGATTGTTTCATCACCGATGATAAAGATGGCACCATTAGTAATCACCTTGTAGACTACTTGGATGATGTGTTGCCTTATAAAGGTATTCTGGGCGTTGGGGGTGGTTTTACAACCTATAACTTAGGAACAATGTTGCAAAATTCATTTAAGCGACCCAACCTTTCAATCATTCAATTAAATGGGTTTACAAATGATTTTGAAGAGACCAGCATTACCCGGCTTTATGCAAGCGCACTTGACTCAAAACCTTTGTTTTTACCATCACCATTACTGGTTAAGGATATAAAGAGTAAAATAGCACTTGAGAATGACCCATCCATTAAGACAACATTATCCGCTCTAAAAAAAGTAGATACAATCATTACTGGCATTGGTTGCAATAAAACCAATGATAATGCTAAATACTTAAAGGCTTATGATTTCTTAGATATTGACTCTTTGTATAAGAGAACAATAGCGGATATTGGTTTTCACTTTTTTAACGAAAAAGGTGAATTCCCCATTGAAGAAATAGAAGAAAAGATTATCGGTATATCCATGAAAGATTTTTTAGCGACAACAAGGAGAATAGCTATTGTCTACAATTCTAAAAAAGCAAATGTGTTAAAGGTAGCCCTTAAACATCATATTATCAACATTGCTATTACGAATACAAATACAGCAAAAGCTATATTAGATCTGGACTAA
- a CDS encoding ABC transporter substrate-binding protein, whose protein sequence is MENKLKKVVSGLLIICLLLFSLTACRSEKTESSHDSGNESKNHASDDAESKEDTLASKIYGAIEPLSSNEKLIIGSLSGAPHGFTEHLIEKLGGYEYANLDTDVIVFGNGPIMVEAMASESCDVGLYGLGGVISGTIGQGIINIGPGSRDYDGLMIFAPNDSPIVQAGQTLEDSPGVYGTAELWKGQEVFCPVGTTLYYTLIKGIEKFGLTADDILVTHMTPENTNTALRAGKCEVGGLWGAFSYNDINENFTPVIRAGDVGVNLITNYAATPSALKNKRDAVKKWMELYFVTIDWINESDENLDQAVEWFLEWNKDNGITSSEFEIRTMFEVSDCYTLEEAYEIINTPSKNGEYSKFVEWTIDPLKFFVEIGNYDDEDVEDILQPQYWDTTLLEEIYKEHN, encoded by the coding sequence ATGGAAAATAAGTTGAAAAAGGTCGTTAGTGGGTTACTCATTATTTGCTTATTATTATTTTCATTGACAGCGTGTCGTTCTGAGAAAACGGAATCAAGTCATGATTCAGGCAATGAGTCAAAGAATCATGCAAGTGATGACGCGGAATCAAAAGAAGATACTTTAGCAAGTAAAATTTATGGTGCCATTGAACCGCTTTCATCCAATGAAAAATTAATCATTGGCTCCTTAAGTGGTGCACCTCATGGTTTCACAGAACACTTGATTGAAAAACTTGGTGGATACGAATATGCAAATTTGGATACGGATGTGATTGTGTTTGGTAATGGACCTATCATGGTTGAAGCAATGGCATCTGAATCATGTGATGTTGGGCTTTACGGTCTTGGCGGCGTTATTTCAGGTACCATAGGCCAAGGAATCATCAATATTGGACCTGGTTCAAGAGACTATGACGGGTTGATGATATTTGCTCCTAATGATTCGCCAATTGTTCAAGCTGGGCAAACATTAGAAGACTCACCGGGTGTCTATGGAACAGCTGAATTATGGAAAGGTCAAGAAGTATTCTGTCCAGTTGGCACAACGCTTTATTATACGTTAATTAAAGGTATCGAAAAGTTTGGATTAACGGCTGATGACATCCTTGTTACCCATATGACACCTGAAAATACAAATACAGCATTAAGAGCTGGAAAATGTGAAGTCGGAGGACTTTGGGGTGCATTTTCTTACAACGATATTAATGAAAATTTTACACCTGTTATAAGAGCAGGGGATGTAGGTGTTAACCTAATAACCAACTATGCGGCAACGCCATCTGCATTAAAAAATAAACGGGATGCGGTCAAAAAATGGATGGAACTCTATTTTGTAACCATTGATTGGATTAACGAATCCGATGAAAATCTTGACCAAGCCGTTGAATGGTTTCTAGAATGGAACAAAGACAACGGCATCACAAGTTCAGAATTTGAAATCAGAACGATGTTTGAAGTGAGCGACTGTTATACATTAGAAGAAGCCTATGAGATTATTAATACACCAAGTAAGAATGGGGAATATTCGAAATTTGTTGAATGGACCATTGATCCACTTAAATTCTTCGTGGAGATAGGAAATTATGATGATGAAGATGTAGAAGACATACTTCAACCTCAATATTGGGATACCACATTGCTTGAGGAAATTTATAAAGAACATAACTAA
- a CDS encoding ABC transporter permease: MKEKTDSRLFKLYDTLLPYIVVLIFLLFWQLSIRAGWVSSKKLAPPLDVLMTFINKLSNTRPDGATLQVNILQSLKLSLSGLFLGVAIGTPLGLLMGWYKPIERIVKPIFELLRPIPAIAWIPLTILWIGVGDPAKIMIIFFSAFVPCVLNSQSGIKQSKQVLINLAKTFGASNFESFVRIGIPSAMPMVFAGVRIALGNAWATLVAAELLAANAGLGYMITLGRQFGKPDLIILGMVVIGVLGFLFTYTFEKVEKKLLGWRL; this comes from the coding sequence ATGAAAGAAAAAACGGATAGTAGACTATTTAAACTATATGATACATTATTACCTTATATCGTCGTATTAATATTCCTGCTTTTCTGGCAACTATCCATTCGTGCTGGATGGGTGTCATCCAAAAAATTAGCACCACCTTTGGACGTGTTGATGACATTTATTAATAAGTTGAGTAATACAAGACCAGATGGAGCAACACTACAAGTCAATATTTTGCAAAGCTTAAAACTATCATTATCAGGACTTTTTTTAGGCGTTGCAATTGGGACACCCCTTGGTCTATTAATGGGATGGTACAAACCCATTGAAAGGATTGTCAAACCCATATTTGAACTTCTTAGACCGATACCTGCCATTGCTTGGATTCCATTAACAATTCTATGGATAGGTGTAGGCGATCCTGCAAAAATCATGATTATTTTCTTTTCTGCCTTTGTTCCTTGTGTCTTGAACTCACAATCAGGCATAAAACAATCCAAACAAGTACTCATAAATTTGGCTAAGACATTTGGTGCCAGTAATTTTGAAAGCTTTGTAAGGATTGGTATACCTTCTGCTATGCCAATGGTATTCGCTGGTGTTAGGATAGCCCTCGGTAATGCTTGGGCCACATTGGTTGCTGCAGAGTTATTAGCAGCTAATGCAGGATTAGGGTATATGATTACATTAGGAAGACAATTTGGAAAACCAGATTTAATCATTCTAGGTATGGTTGTCATTGGTGTCTTAGGATTTCTCTTTACGTATACGTTTGAAAAAGTAGAAAAGAAATTGTTGGGGTGGAGGTTATAA
- a CDS encoding anaerobic nitric oxide reductase flavorubredoxin: MKKLIKNNVDWVGKIDWELRKFHGEEYSTYNGSSYNAYLIREEKNVLIDTVWLPYADEFVQNLESEIDLNTIDYIVINHGEMDHSGSLPKLMEKIPHTPIYCTANAVKSLKGQYHKDWNFNVVKTDDTLDIGNGKSLVFVEMRMLHWPDSMATYLTKDNILFSNDAFGQHYASEHLFNDLSDQCVLYQEALKYYANILTPFNKILKRKLDEVMSLNLDIDIIATSHGVIWRDNPMQIIEKYQQWCDQYQENQITILYDTMWNGTKHTAEMIAEGIRMADSEVVVKVFNVAKSDDNDLAAEVFKSKAIAVGSPTVSNSMLRALMGFLHYLKELKFQNKKAAAFGCYGWSGESPKEIHAMLEDAGFELISEPLKVNWNLTDETKEQAIELGKTIARHTM; encoded by the coding sequence GTGAAAAAATTAATTAAGAATAATGTGGATTGGGTGGGTAAAATTGATTGGGAATTACGCAAATTTCATGGTGAAGAGTATTCCACTTACAACGGTTCAAGCTATAATGCCTATTTAATAAGAGAAGAGAAAAATGTATTGATTGATACCGTTTGGCTGCCCTATGCAGATGAATTTGTTCAAAATCTGGAATCTGAAATTGACTTGAATACCATTGATTATATTGTGATCAATCACGGTGAAATGGATCATAGCGGTTCTTTACCAAAACTCATGGAGAAAATACCCCATACACCTATATATTGTACAGCCAATGCGGTCAAATCTTTGAAGGGACAATATCACAAGGATTGGAATTTTAATGTGGTGAAAACAGATGATACACTGGATATAGGTAATGGAAAATCGTTGGTATTTGTTGAAATGCGTATGTTGCATTGGCCAGACAGTATGGCTACTTATCTTACAAAAGATAATATTTTATTTAGTAATGACGCCTTTGGACAGCATTATGCGTCGGAGCACCTGTTCAACGACTTATCGGACCAGTGTGTGTTGTATCAGGAAGCATTGAAATATTATGCCAATATTTTAACACCTTTTAATAAAATCCTTAAAAGAAAATTGGATGAAGTCATGAGCCTTAATCTTGATATTGATATCATTGCTACAAGCCATGGTGTTATATGGCGAGATAATCCCATGCAAATAATTGAAAAATATCAACAATGGTGTGATCAATACCAAGAAAATCAGATTACCATCCTCTATGATACCATGTGGAATGGTACGAAGCATACAGCTGAAATGATTGCTGAAGGCATACGCATGGCTGATTCTGAAGTGGTGGTGAAAGTTTTCAATGTAGCAAAAAGTGATGATAACGATTTAGCAGCAGAAGTGTTTAAGTCTAAGGCTATTGCTGTTGGATCACCCACAGTCTCTAACAGTATGTTAAGAGCCTTAATGGGCTTCTTACACTATTTGAAGGAATTGAAGTTCCAGAACAAGAAAGCAGCTGCTTTTGGATGTTACGGCTGGAGTGGTGAATCCCCTAAAGAGATACATGCAATGCTTGAAGATGCTGGGTTTGAATTGATCTCAGAACCATTAAAGGTTAATTGGAACCTAACAGATGAAACGAAAGAGCAGGCTATTGAACTTGGAAAAACAATAGCTCGTCATACCATGTAA